In Oncorhynchus clarkii lewisi isolate Uvic-CL-2024 chromosome 2, UVic_Ocla_1.0, whole genome shotgun sequence, one DNA window encodes the following:
- the LOC139372778 gene encoding peptidyl-prolyl cis-trans isomerase FKBP4-like, protein MTAEEVTNEGQNIPLPMEGEDITQKKDGGVLKLVKQEGTGTELPMTGDKVFVHYVGTLLDGTPFDSSRERGEKFSFELGKGQVIKAWDLGVATMKVGEISQLICKPEYAYGTAGSPPKIPPNATLVFQVELFEFRGEDITEGEDGGIIRRIITKGAGYSKPNEGAAVEVCVEGSCEGKVFDQRELKFELGDGKSLGLPSGVEKALTAMEQGEESLFIIKPKYGYGNIGSSKYSIPGGATLQYKLKLTTFEKAKESWEMNSAEKLEQSVIIKEKGTQYFKEGKHRQASVQYKRIVSWLENESSLPEGEDQKAKALRLAAHLNLAMCFIKLQEPSSAFDNCDKALELDESNEKALFRRGEALFAMKEFDRARADFQRVSQLYPSNKAAKSQVALCQKQIKEQHEKDKRLYANMFQKFAERDAKKEADKGTENVGGMDVEESGGQE, encoded by the exons ATGACTGCGGAAGAGGTGACCAACGAAGGACAGAACATCCCATTACCAATGGAGGGAGAGGATATCACGCAGAAGAAAGATGGAGGGGTTttaaag TTGGTGAAGCAAGAGGGCACAGGGACAGAGCTGCCTATGACGGGGGACAAGGTGTTTGTTCACTATGTTGGCACGCTGCTGGATGGAACCCCATTTGACTCCAGTCGCGAACGAGGAGAGAAGTTCTCCTTCGAGCTgggcaaag gtcaggTAATCAAGGCGTGGGACCTGGGAGTGGCTACTATGAAAGTAGGAGAGATTAGCCAGCTGATCTGTAAACCAGAGTACGCCTATGGCACCGCCGGCAGCCCCCCGAAGATACCCCCCAATGCTACTCTTGTCTTCCAG gtggagCTGTTTGAGTTTCGAGGGGAGGACATCactgagggagaggatggaggaattATCCGTCGCATCATCACTAAGGGAGCGGGATACTCCAAACCTAATGAAGGAGCTGCCGTAgaag TGTGCGTGGAGGGCAGCTGTGAGGGCAAGGTCTTTGACCAGAGGGAGCTGAAGTTTGAGTTGGGAGATGGAAAGAGTCTGGGTCTGCCAAGTGGGGTGGAGAAAGCCCTGACCGCCatggaacagggagaggagtcaCTCTTCATCATCAAACCCAA gtatGGCTATGGAAATATAGGAAGCAGCAAGTACAGTATTCCTGGTGGAGCCACTCTGCAGTACAAACTCAAACTGACCACCTTCGAGAAG GCTAAGGAATCCTGGGAGATGAACTCAGCAGAGAAACTGGAGCAGAGCGTCATCATTAAGGAGAAAGGAACACAGTACTTCAAG gaaggGAAGCATCGCCAAGCGTCTGTCCAGTATAAGAGGATTGTGTCATGGCTGGAGAATGAATCAAGTTTGCCTGAGGGGGAGGACCAGAAAGCTAAAGCCTTGCGATTGGCTGCTCACCTCAACCTGGCCATGTGCTTCATCAAGCTTCAGGAACCAAGCTCTGCCTTCGACAACTGTGACAAG GCCCTGGAGCTAGACGAATCCAATGAAAAGGCTCTATTCCGGAGGGGGGAGGCGCTGTTTGCCATGAAGGAGTTTGATAGGGCGAGAGCAGACTTCCAGCGCGTCTCCCAGCTTTATCCTAGCAACAAGGCCGCCAAGAGCCAG GTGGCTCTGTGCCAGAAACAGATTAAGGAGCAGCATGAGAAGGACAAGAGGCTCTACGCCAACATGTTCCAGAAGTTCGCAGAGAGAGACGCCAAG AAGGAGGCTGACAAGGGGACGGAGAACGTAGGTGGGATGGatgtagaggagagtggaggacagGAGTGA